A window of the Dictyostelium discoideum AX4 chromosome 4 chromosome, whole genome shotgun sequence genome harbors these coding sequences:
- the xacC gene encoding PH domain-containing protein: MDGQNLPPPPTGTSPMKKLPAKPISPPPMKKLAPTGGSNGLPPPTNMGGQLPPPPPTNMGGQLPPPPTNLGGQLPPPPPNNIGQLPPPPTNIGQLPPPNNIGGQLPPPPLLTTNASTGGPPPLAPIRQTSLPPQHQQPQPVAKTMAKLPPTPNMKPPGVNSSSGSLPNTPIMKPPPVNSSGGSIPNSSLPQPPINLNNNNINNNSTIPTGPPPLGPKHSPMNTSGSSLISTQQQPPPPVPLSAPPPLSTPPPPLSVPPTTQPPVPIIRQSVYGVTPLQTPPPPLSIPPTPLPTSSQQSQTPLSPTASAKQTHNRTPSQDSNSTQQSTSNQSNNSFRNSTDAVSLASLDQPEIYPQTRIAEENFNYLKDIHTKINKRSQSSQVCSREGSSLAETFKNYGTMLISQSDNVMGQCMFKVGDFQKEYEEIRDQLDIQSMSGLKGTIDQFINRDIKVVRTSRKNFDKIKSMYESIDGKVNTNANKGKGINLVKQAELQQERDFLRGRLNQVGQESLSTIKLANESNSVEIMEQMVEYMENMQQAVKALSSQMNQLQVPITTYKKEAVRRRAELDKSIEAQKNLNSQKSGQKDKLFMDELDREVPGEDLKKTRLRRFLSAERQYLTGLNTLVTIYLAGLRTDDRLFSKIFKEDEIAIFSNIEPLYSCQSKFVEELESCYKGWGEPNTPTLGGVFFKNSQKMMQLYSVYITNFSKALLTISRCKQSKNFQAFLKTCEEKSDGADLDSLIPLPLTRVANYLLLLNDMKDQFTQQIQNGSATPSDQTELKHVTGALEKVQAISECVKQSQNLIHLSKLQQSLTGFDSSLLEEGRFLVKEGTLSMGGLIQPGQTQQQQYQYYFILLTDILLYCKKQTALFPIDFGDATRGMLSGVGSQQTPSSSSSSGNKYKFIGKFDLKNMDIKNITDMDQSNINSFQILCSGGVTCTLYCDTKQQKEEWFTTITKTISKCNQNKLFGIPLEAIMQRPFEQGRPIPSFLQRVCDYLYDNAPPEEGIFRLSANQKTLDMAREEIETGVDLDYNEMDIHAVAGILKLWVRNLPEPLLTYKYFDTFVDIADLETKDERIAMIKTVVEKLPFENKFSTFYLMKLLSKVSENSAVNKMTPNNISIVFATLLLRKKDASPLDCTSFNSIFGVIECFMTGFSTIFSDIEKQYYEACSDQNKDKRKSVIPNKPLPIRPPIGAPSPLGGSSGSINNSGGGGGSNESSPSSSVKNGSSFLPSSDNTYYSGNSSVEWTKQTFNEESDSDDEEGFSIGSKQASITIQLGEIVKQGYLTKKGAMRRNWTKRWFVLKQGYLFYFKTSKDKKPKGIIQLTNVVVSRSYYKPNCMAVRSLTDKEDREFLICANSQADLEDWIKHISNCITQQ, translated from the exons atgGATGGACAAAATTTACCACCGCCACCAACTGGTACAAGTCCAATGAAAAAGTTACCAGCAAAACCAatttcaccaccaccaatgaAAAAGTTGGCACCAACAGGAGGAAGCAATGGTTTGCCACCACCAACCAATATGGGTGGtcaattaccaccaccaccaccaaccaATATGGGTGGtcaattaccaccaccaccaactaaTTTAGGTGGtcaattaccaccaccaccaccaaataatataggtcaattaccaccaccaccaactaaTATAGGtcaattaccaccaccaaataaTATAGGTGGtcaattaccaccaccaccactactaacAACAAATGCATCAACAGGAGGTCCACCACCATTAGCACCAATTCGTCAAACTAGTTTACCAccacaacatcaacaaccacaaccagtCGCTAAAACTATGGCAAAattaccaccaacaccaaataTGAAACCACCAGGTGTAAATTCAAGTAGTGGATCATTACCAAATACACCAATAATGAAGCCACCACCAGTTAATTCAAGTGGTGGTTCAATaccaaattcatcattaccacaaccaccaataaatttaaataataataatataaataataacagtaCAATTCCAACTGGTCCACCACCGTTAGGACCTAAACATTCTCCAATGAATACAAGTGGATCATCATTAATAtcaacacaacaacaaccaccccCACCAGTGCCATTATcagcaccaccaccattatcaacaccaccaccaccattatcagTTCCACCAACAACTCAACCACCAGTACCAATCATTAGACAAAGTGTTTATGGTGTTACACCATTAcaaacaccaccaccacctttATCAATTCCACCAACACCATTACCAACTTCatcacaacaatcacaaacACCACTTTCACCAACTGCATCAGCTAAACAAACACATAATAGAACACCATCACAagattcaaattcaacacaACAATCAACATCCAATCAAAGTAATAATTCTTTTAGAAATTCAACTGATGCTGTTAGTTTAGCCTCATTGGATCAACCTGAAATTTATCCTCAAACAAga attgcagaagaaaattttaattatttaaaagatattcatacaaaaattaataaaagatcACAATCTAGTCAAGTTTGTAGTAGAGAAGGTAGTAGTTTAGCagaaacatttaaaaattatggtACAATGTTAATATCACAATCAGATAATGTTATGGGTCAATGTATGTTTAAAGTTGGAGATTTCCAAAAGGAATATGAAGAGATTAGAGATCAATTGGATATTCAATCAATGAGTGGATTAAAAGGTACAATCGATCAATTTATTAATCGTGATATAAAAGTGGTTAGAACATCAAGAAAGAATTTCGATAAGATAAAATCAATGTATGAATCTATCGATGGTAAAGTAAACACAAATGCAAACAAAGGTAAAGGTATAAATTTAGTTAAACAAGCAGAACTTCAACAAGAGAGAGATTTCCTTCGTGGCCGTTTGAATCAAGTTGGTCAAGAATCACTCTCCACCATTAAATTGGCAAATGAGAGTAACTCTGTGGAGATTATGGAACAAATGGTTGAATACATGGAGAATATGCAACAAGCAGTAAAGGCATTATCATCacaaatgaatcaattacaaGTACCAATTACAACCTACAAGAAAGAGGCAGTTCGTAGACGTGCTGAATTGGATAAATCAATTGAGGCacaaaagaatttaaattctcAAAAGAGTGGACAAAAAGATAAACTATTCATGGATGAATTGGATAGAGAGGTGCCAGgtgaagatttaaaaaagacACGTCTTCGTAGATTCTTATCAGCTGAACGTCAATATCTAACTGGTTTAAATACATTGGTAACCATTTATTTGGCTGGCTTACGTACTGATGATCGTTTGTTTAGCAAGATCTTTAAAGAGGATGAAATCGCTATCTTTAGTAATATTGAACCACTCTATTCTTGTCAATCCAAATTCGTAGAGGAGTTGGAGAGTTGTTACAAAGGTTGGGGTGAACCAAATACACCAACATTGGGTGGagttttctttaaaaactCTCAAAAGATGATGCAACTCTACTCTGTATATATCACAAACTTTTCAAAGGCATTACTCACAATTAGCAGATGTAAACAATCAAAGAATTTCCAagcttttttaaaaacttgtGAAGAGAAATCTGATGGTGCCGATTTGGATTCACTCATTCCATTACCATTGACAAGAGTTGCCAATTATCTATTGCTTTTAAATGATATGAAAGATCAATTCACTCAGCAAATTCAAAATGGTTCTGCCACTCCATCCGATCAAACCGAGTTAAAACATGTCACTGGTGCTTTAGAAAAAGTTCAAGCCATTAGTGAATGTGTTAAACAAagtcaaaatttaattcatctaAGTAAACTTCAACAATCATTGACTGGTTTTGATAGTAGTCTCTTAGAGGAGGGTCGTTTCTTGGTTAAAGAGGGTACTCTTTCAATGGGTGGTTTAATTCAACCAGGTcaaactcaacaacaacaatatcaatattactTTATTCTATTAACTGATATTCTATTATATTGTAAGAAACAAACTGCTCTATTCccaattgattttggtgatGCAACTAGAGGTATGTTATCAGGTGTTGGTTCTCAACaaacaccatcatcatcctccTCGTCTGGTAATAAGTATAAATTTATTGGTAAGTttgatttaaagaatatggatattaaaaatatcaccGATATGGAtcaatcaaatataaattcatttcaaattctttGTAGTGGTGGCGTAACTTGTACACTCTATTGTGATActaaacaacaaaaagaagaatGGTTCACTACTATCACCAAAACCATTAGTAAATGTAATCAAAATAAACTCTTTGGTATTCCATTAGAAGCAATTATGCAAAGACCATTTGAACAAGGTCGTCCAATTCCATCATTCCTTCAAAGAGTATGCGATTACCTCTATGATAATGCACCACCAGAAGAAGGTATTTTCCGTCTTAGTGCAAATCAAAAAACTCTAGATATGGCAAGAGAAGAGATTGAAACTGGTGTCGATTTAGATTACAATGAAATGGATATTCATGCAGTGGCTGGTATTCTTAAACTTTGGGTCCGTAATTTACCAGAACCATTACTTACCTACAAATATTTCGATACCTTTGTTGATATTGCCGATTTAGAAACAAAGGATGAAAGAATAGCAATGATTAAAACCGTAGTCGAGaaattaccatttgaaaataaattctcAACTTtctatttaatgaaattattgtCAAAAGTCTCTGAAAATTCAGCTGTCAACAAAATGActccaaataatatttcaattgtttttgcAACTTTATTACTTCGTAAGAAGGATGCTTCACCTTTGGATTGTACATcattcaattcaatttttgGTGTTATTGAATGCTTTATGACAGGATTTTCAACTATCTTTTCtgatattgaaaaacaatattATGAAGCTTGCTCTGatcaaaataaagataaacgTAAATCTGTCATTCCAAATAAACCACTTCCAATTCGTCCACCAATTGGTGCACCATCACCATTGGGTGGAAGTAGTGGTAGTATCAATAATAGTGGTGGcggtggtggtagtaatgAATCATCACCTTCATCCTCTGTTAAAAATGGATCTTCATTTTTACCATCAAGTGATAATACTTATTATTCTGGTAATTCAAGTGTTGAATGGACAAAACAAACATTTAATGAAGAATCAgatagtgatgatgaagaaggtttttcaattggttcaaaACAAGCCTCAATTACAATTCAATTGGGTGAAATTGTTAAACAAGGTTATCTCACTAAAAAAGGTGCTATGCGTAGAAATTGGACTAAACGTTGGTTCGTTTTGAAACAAGGTTATCTCTTTTACTTTAAAACCTCAAAGGATAAGAAACCAAAGGGTATCATTCAATTAACAAATGTAGTTGTAAGTCGTTCTTACTATAAACCAAATTGTATGGCTGTTAGATCTTTAACTGACAAAGAAGACagagaatttttaatttgtgcAAATAGTCAAGCCGATCTTGAAGATTGGATTAAACATATTTCAAATTGTATAAcacaacaataa
- the gtf2a2 gene encoding transcription factor IIA, small chain, with translation MANKQNYYELYRKSTIGEALTDTLEELLINQYISNSLYQKILTQFDKTINEALSNTVKAKTTFKGSLHTYRFCDSVWTFILENAQFKTEANEIVKVDRVKIVACDANVQDAPPPK, from the exons ATggcaaataaacaaaattacTACGAATTGTATAGAAAATCAACTATCGGTGAAGCATTAACAGATACTTTGGAGGAATTATTAATCAATCAATATATTTCAAACTCTTTATATCAAAAGATTTTAACACAATTCGATAAa ACTATCAATGAAGCACTTTCAAATACAGTAAAAGCAAAAACTACATTTAAG ggaaGTCTTCATACTTATAGATTTTGTGATAGTGTTTGGACatttattttagaaaatgCACAATTTAAAACAGAAGCAAATGAAATTGTCAAGGTTGATAGAGTTAAAATTGTAGCTTGTGATGCCAACGTTCAAGATGCTCCTCCACCAAaataa
- the mipp1 gene encoding multiple inositol polyphosphate phosphatase, whose amino-acid sequence MMVKIKNIIILFCIFGLLSNVSSLSSSSSSSQSSDNNGNLSPIQDYDLEFLSKHLTTKTPYWILTKNGDSNSQGDGSSGNSNSNSNSNSNSNSNSDSSNEPPEQCKLISIDFIARHGSRMPVLNSIEKLKEMTTSILEYKEQVNQGFNWIFNYSVPYPSDIAGNLILQGQYEHYNISKRLLKKYPLFFEPMKYKPQSYSITSTAISRTGISASAFSYGLLQGTGSLGVDGFQPVFIETASLDQDILLRFFATCNQYVDQLKNGTLINKDEQTKWNQMVFPNISNEISERLGLSDIWLPTSNVISDIFEACAYEISINNISDHWCSLLSKQNILDWEYSQDLSNYWLKSYGHEINYQIATPLLNDILSGFDIYINNNNNGSSSSSSSSSSNNGDNSGSNGSSGSGSSTSTSSNDNGSTNNNDNKVEPTSILRFGHAETIIPFISLLGLYKDEQKLFANSSTEQIENRKFRTSVVSPYASNIAMFLFDCGSAADGFKILVQHNELPVLVPGCDEIYCDYQQFKSIFKQGIDNFKWNSYCNINDDDSGSSGGDSGNGNGNDSHSKKSSYFLAIFIPITFLVGGTIGGIFTYFSYEKIMQVKNRKKLTQYGNDEFISSPKSKSFSFKPTKFDSRSPLIQ is encoded by the coding sequence ATGAtggtaaaaattaaaaatattataatattattttgtatttttggACTATTATCAAATGTTTCATCATtgtcatcgtcatcatcatcatcacaatcCAGTGATAACAATGGTAATTTAAGTCCAATTCAAGATTATGATCTTGAATTTCTTAGTAAACAtttaacaacaaaaacacCATATTGGATTTTAACTAAAAATGGTGACTCAAATAGTCAAGGAgatggtagtagtggtaatagtaatagtaatagtaatagtaatagtaatagtaatagtaatagtgatAGTAGTAATGAACCACCAGAACAAtgtaaattaatatcaatagaTTTTATAGCACGTCATGGATCGAGAATGCcagttttaaattcaattgaaaaattaaaagaaatgacAACAAGTATATTAGAATATAAAGAACAAGTTAATCAAGGGTTTAATTGgatatttaattatagtGTACCCTATCCAAGTGATATTGCtggtaatttaatattacaagGTCAATATGAACATTACAATATCTCAAAACGTCTATTGAAAAAGTATCCACTATTCTTTGAACCAATGAAATACAAACCACAATCCTATTCAATTACATCCACTGCCATATCACGTACTGGTATTAGTGCAAGTGCATTCTCCTATGGTTTATTACAAGGTACTGGTTCATTGGGAGTGGATGGATTTCAACCAGTTTTCATCGAAACCGCTAGTTTAGACCAAGATATCCTATTAAGATTCTTTGCAACTTGTAATCAATATGTAGATCAACTTAAAAACGGTACATTAATTAATAAGGATGAACAAACTAAATGGAATCAAATGGTATTTCCAAATATATCGAATGAAATCTCTGAACGTTTAGGGTTATCCGATATTTGGTTACCAACTAGTAATGTCATCTCTGATATATTCGAAGCTTGTGCCTATGAAATATCAATCAATAACATTAGTGATCATTGGTGTTCACTTCTAAGTAAACAAAATATCTTGGATTGGGAATATTCTCAAGATTTAAGTAATTATTGGTTAAAAAGTTATGGTCatgaaattaattatcaAATTGCTACACCacttttaaatgatattttatctggttttgatatttatattaataataataataatggtagtagtagtagtagtagtagtagtagtagtaataatggtgataatagtggtagtaatggaagtagtggtagtggtagtagtacaTCGACctcatcaaatgataatggtagtaccaataataatgataataaggTAGAACCTACATCAATTTTAAGATTTGGACATGCTGAAACTATTATTCCCTTTATTAGTTTACTTGGATTATATAAGGATGAACAAAAGTTATTTGCAAATTCAAGCACtgaacaaattgaaaatagaAAGTTTAGAACTTCTGTTGTTTCTCCATATGCTTCAAATATTGCtatgtttttatttgattgtggTAGTGCTGCTGatggttttaaaatattgGTTCAACATAACGAATTACCAGTATTGGTACCAGGTTGTGATGAAATCTATTGTGATTAtcaacaatttaaatcaatttttaaacaaggtattgataattttaaatggaATTCATattgtaatattaatgatgacgatagtggtagtagtggtggtgatagtggtaatggtaatggtaatgattcTCATTCAAAGAAATCATCTTACTTTTTGGCAATATTCATTCCAATTACATTTTTAGTTGGTGGAACAATTGGTGGAATTTTTACCTATTTCTCTTATGAGAAAATAATGCaagttaaaaatagaaagaaaCTTACTCAATATGGaaatgatgaatttatttcttctccaaaatcaaaatcctTTTCATTTAAACCAACTAAATTCGATTCAAGATCTCCATTGATCCAATAA
- a CDS encoding prefoldin alpha subunit family protein produces the protein MVSHSHSHTHQNQKDIEKEKLLKERLDSIKYYETFINETLNVDLNKSIEDREKVLENLENYLELKSNIELLIENKMDSMKTMINLGSECYVKARVQDTSYIYVDIGLGIHVKYTLEEAIKFINEKETFLNKTVENQTKKINQIKTKIDLIQNGLKELKHLE, from the exons atggtttCACATTCACATTCGCATActcatcaaaatcaaaaagatatagaaaaagaaaaattattaaaagaaagattagattcaataaaatattatgaaacttttataaatgaaacattaaatgttgatttaaataaatctataGAGGATAGAGAAAAAGTTTTagaaaatttagaaaatta tttagagttaaaaagtaatatagaattattaattgaaaataaaatggattCAATGAAAACAATGATAAATTTAGGTTCAGAATGTTATGTTAAAGCAAGAGT aCAAGATACAAGTTATATATATGTTGATATAGGGTTAGGAATTCATGTTAAATATACATTAGAAGAggcaattaaatttattaatgaaaaagaaacatttttaaacaaaacggttgaaaatcaaacaaagaaaattaatCAGATTAAAACAAAGATAGATTTAATACAAAATGGtcttaaagaattaaaacatttagaataa